One Danio rerio strain Tuebingen ecotype United States chromosome 22, GRCz12tu, whole genome shotgun sequence genomic window carries:
- the si:ch211-12h2.8 gene encoding uncharacterized protein LOC100126138 precursor: MFLLSLFLTMILLNSSLLISAGRGGHDGGHDGHSHGGHNGHSHGGHDGHSHGGHGGHDGHYHGGHDHDGHDNDYCRRSTDTKTACEGSVLHLSCPDHFKIKILAANYGRTDRTTCVDYHPWREIKKTDCYSYHCLTDVSARCDGRKSCSIPATNGEFSDPCYGTYKYLRVKYCCKRPRS, from the exons ATGTTCTTGCTAAGTTTATTTCTCACCA TGATTCTTCTGAACTCCAGCTTGCTGATATCAGCAGGTCGTGGTGGGCATGATGGTGGGCATGACGGCCACAGTCACGGTGGGCACAACGGCCACAGTCACGGTGGGCACGATGGCCACAGTCACGGTGGGCACGGTGGGCATGATGGTCACTATCATGGTGGGCACGATCATGATGGTCATGACAATGACTACTGCAGGAGGTCTACTG ACACCAAAACCGCATGTGAAGGTTCTGTCCTGCATCTGTCCTGTCCTG ATCATTTTAAGATCAAGATCCTTGCTGCAAACTATGGACGTACAGATCGCACAACCTGTGTTGACTATCATCCATGGAGGGAAATCAAAAAAACAGACTGCTATTCATATCACTGTCTGACTGATGTGTCTGCAag GTGTGATGGACGCAAGAGCTGCTCTATACCAGCCACCAATGGTGAATTCTCTGATCCGTGTTATGGCACATACAAGTACCTGAGGGTCAAATACTGCTGCAAGC GTCCTAGGAGTTGA